One window from the genome of Montipora foliosa isolate CH-2021 chromosome 5, ASM3666993v2, whole genome shotgun sequence encodes:
- the LOC138004320 gene encoding uncharacterized protein isoform X1, which translates to MLDTFPHLPDAVASSGAEKEPSLSPRTDAEFSGSDSEGTFLRRKSAADDLVGVFAGSGRIQRRGSRKGKRSSTKEAPRKLNLQLEVVENLLALHLSPPSSVADLPKVLEELQAKKNFCENASTSHDVLPASNNDPMTPITEEVAPEFPSLLVTSSDSENSKDVIPSESALAATNDQVQACVLAESRGDGSNSFVQVMKGETSDLYSSKLQKGCAKDNSSFGTESAVIDTCSRKKNLAESACQKLINSANELLSKEDNTYSLDYSSQVAVHNILSNSAKKDEDKGVGPIDIMEKDGRPVEEGRTPEPPNKDTPALQEAVSISTEHGKGGAEGDVRDNEINQEDRMLFNECNATGGVSPNSLSLAEAMSNSAESKNHKTCPEDETGHSKMKPIDERLIEACKTCSATQGGCGLEESRREDKGRDKEEFRNSDIVQDDVLWNNAGGVGQDLEALEGATSNYAKNDKGSLVENVREIDFYPKGENCITKQCNAVPEVQSPSSCRASSPHSSNKLVDGNNLDGTFERNSLNEGGTIVKLHFEKCPA; encoded by the exons atgCTTGATACTTTTCCTCATTTGCCTGATGCGGTGGCATCCTCTGGTGCAGAGAAAGAACCAAGCTTATCCCCAAGAACTG atgcaGAATTTTCTGGCTCTGATAGTGAGGGAACTTTTTTGAGACGGAAATCAGCCGCTGATGATCTTGTTGGAGTCTTTGCTGGAAGTGGTAGAATACAGAGAAGAGGCAGTCGGAAGGGAAAGAGGTCTTCAACTAAGGAG GCCCCTCGCAAGCTAAATCTGCAGCTTGAAGTTGTGGAAAATTTGTTAGCTCTGCATTTGTCACCGCCCAGTTCTGTTGCTGATCTTCCAAAAGTTCTTGAAGAGCTGCAGGCGAAGAAG AATTTTTGTGAGAATGCCTCAACTTCACATGATGTTTTGCCAGCTTCAAATAACGACCCAATGACACCAATAACAGAAGAAGTGGCTCCTGAATTCCCGAGTTTATTGGTCACAAGCAGTGACTCAGAAAATTCTAAAGACGTCATCCCAAGTGAAAGTGCTTTGGCTGCAACAAATGACCAAGTACAAGCATGTGTATTGGCCGAATCGAGAGGTGATGGTTCAAATAGCTTTGTACAAGTAATGAAAGGAGAAACTTCAGACCTTTACAGTTCAAAGCTTCAAAAAGGGTGTGCTAAAGACAACAGTTCTTTTGGCACTGAGAGTGCTGTTATTGACACTTGCAGTCGTAAAAAAAACTTGGCGGAATCGGCTTGTCAGAAGTTAATAAATAGCGCCAATGAGCTTCTTTCTAAAGAAGACAATACATATAGCTTAGATTATTCAAGTCAAGTTGCTGTGCATAACATCTTGTCAAACTCTGCgaaaaaggacgaagacaaaGGTGTCGGTCCCATTGATATTATGGAGAAAGATGGGCGTCCTGTGGAGGAAGGCAGAACCCCTGAACCACCAAATAAGGATACGCCTGCTTTACAAGAGGCAGTGTCAATCTCCACAGAACATGGCAAAGGTGGTGCTGAGGGGGACGTCCGTGACAATGAAATTAATCAGGAAGACAGAATGCTATTTAACGAATGTAATGCAACAGGAGGTGTAAGTCCAAATTCACTTTCTTTGGCAGAAGCTATGTCAAACTCTGCTGAATCAAAAAATCATAAAACCTGTCCTGAAGACGAGACTGGTCACAGCAAAATGAAACCAATAGATGAGCGACTTATTGAAGCGTGCAAAACTTGTTCAGCAACACAAGGCGGGTGTGGATTGGAAGAGTCGAGACGTGAAGACAAAGGTCGAGATAAAGAGGAATTTCGTAACAGTGATATCGTGCAAGATGATGTGCTGTGGAATAACGCAGGTGGTGTAGGTCAAGATTTGGAAGCTTTGGAAGGCGCCACGTCGAACTACGCCAAAAATGACAAAGGTAGTCTTGTGGAAAACGTCCGTGAAATTGATTTTTACCCGAAAGGTGAGAACTGCATTACCAAGCAGTGCAATGCAGTTCCTGAGGTACAAAGTCCTAGCAGTTGTAGGGCTTCTTCTCCTCATAGCAGCAACAAGTTGGTTGACGGCAACAATTTGGATGGCACCTTTGAGAGAAACTCTTTAAACGAGGGCGGAACTATAGTAAAACTGCATTTCGAGAAGTGTCCTGCCTAG
- the LOC138004320 gene encoding uncharacterized protein isoform X2 — MLDTFPHLPDAVASSGAEKEPSLSPRTDAEFSGSDSEGTFLRRKSAADDLVGVFAGSGRIQRRGSRKGKRSSTKEAPRKLNLQLEVVENLLALHLSPPSSVADLPKVLEELQAKKNFCENASTSHDVLPASNNDPMTPITEEVAPEFPSLLVTSSDSENSKDVIPSESALAATNDQVQACVLAESREAMSNSAESKNHKTCPEDETGHSKMKPIDERLIEACKTCSATQGGCGLEESRREDKGRDKEEFRNSDIVQDDVLWNNAGGVGQDLEALEGATSNYAKNDKGSLVENVREIDFYPKGENCITKQCNAVPEVQSPSSCRASSPHSSNKLVDGNNLDGTFERNSLNEGGTIVKLHFEKCPA; from the exons atgCTTGATACTTTTCCTCATTTGCCTGATGCGGTGGCATCCTCTGGTGCAGAGAAAGAACCAAGCTTATCCCCAAGAACTG atgcaGAATTTTCTGGCTCTGATAGTGAGGGAACTTTTTTGAGACGGAAATCAGCCGCTGATGATCTTGTTGGAGTCTTTGCTGGAAGTGGTAGAATACAGAGAAGAGGCAGTCGGAAGGGAAAGAGGTCTTCAACTAAGGAG GCCCCTCGCAAGCTAAATCTGCAGCTTGAAGTTGTGGAAAATTTGTTAGCTCTGCATTTGTCACCGCCCAGTTCTGTTGCTGATCTTCCAAAAGTTCTTGAAGAGCTGCAGGCGAAGAAG AATTTTTGTGAGAATGCCTCAACTTCACATGATGTTTTGCCAGCTTCAAATAACGACCCAATGACACCAATAACAGAAGAAGTGGCTCCTGAATTCCCGAGTTTATTGGTCACAAGCAGTGACTCAGAAAATTCTAAAGACGTCATCCCAAGTGAAAGTGCTTTGGCTGCAACAAATGACCAAGTACAAGCATGTGTATTGGCCGAATCGAGAG AAGCTATGTCAAACTCTGCTGAATCAAAAAATCATAAAACCTGTCCTGAAGACGAGACTGGTCACAGCAAAATGAAACCAATAGATGAGCGACTTATTGAAGCGTGCAAAACTTGTTCAGCAACACAAGGCGGGTGTGGATTGGAAGAGTCGAGACGTGAAGACAAAGGTCGAGATAAAGAGGAATTTCGTAACAGTGATATCGTGCAAGATGATGTGCTGTGGAATAACGCAGGTGGTGTAGGTCAAGATTTGGAAGCTTTGGAAGGCGCCACGTCGAACTACGCCAAAAATGACAAAGGTAGTCTTGTGGAAAACGTCCGTGAAATTGATTTTTACCCGAAAGGTGAGAACTGCATTACCAAGCAGTGCAATGCAGTTCCTGAGGTACAAAGTCCTAGCAGTTGTAGGGCTTCTTCTCCTCATAGCAGCAACAAGTTGGTTGACGGCAACAATTTGGATGGCACCTTTGAGAGAAACTCTTTAAACGAGGGCGGAACTATAGTAAAACTGCATTTCGAGAAGTGTCCTGCCTAG